The genomic region TGTTGAACTTCAGCCAGAGGTCGTCGGCCGGTGCCCCGGCTTCGTGCTCGAGAAAGTGCCTGGCGAGCTTGCGCAGGTGCTCGCTGCCGTAGACGTAGTGCCAACAGAGCGGACTCTTCCCGGCGAGATCGCCCAGCTTGCGGAACCGCGCGGCCTTGGCCTCGGGCGTGTTACCCATTGGGTCCATCGGGTCGGCAGACGCACCGGCGCTACCGGCGGCGTCGTCGTCGGGCGTGAGGATCAGGTTGCGAATCACGCCGCGCACCTCGACGGCCCGGTCGCGATCGATCGCTCCGCGGACGAGGAACAGCCCCTGGGTCTGCCATGCCTCGTCGAGACGGTCGAAGGCGTGGTCGATCTCGGAAGCGTCAATCGTCGTGATCATCTGGTGTCTCCTCGTATGCTGGTTCGGGACCGTGCGCTGTTGGCGTAGCGGTTCTGCCACCGCGTATCGGCCGTGAATAAACACCATGCGGGAAAACACCGCCATACCGACCGCCGGTGATCTGTTGTCAGATTCTGGTACTGACTTTCCGGGCACGTTGCTGCCGAGACTGCTGAATCCCGGTGCCGGAGACATCGATATCCACCCGGAATGGCACGGCTACAGCGTTCGACACGACGGCTGGTCCTGCAGTGGTCGACGCATGCCGCACCACGTTGTCTTTGCCTGCTCCGAAGGGTCGGCCACGGGCCGAGTGAACGGCGAGCCGTTCCACCTCGAGCCTGGCGGGTTGCTCTACATCGGGCCGAACCTGCCGATGGACATGGCGTGGTCGGTGCCGTTCGGCTTTGCCGAGGTCTACTTCCGATTCGATGCCGACGCTGGTCCGTCAGTGTGGCGTCATCGTTCAGCCGGGGCGGATGTGGCGACGCCGTATCTGCAGCGACTGTCGGAGCTGATTCTGACATCGAACGTCGACGCGACGACCGACATGCGGCGGTGTCTGCTGATCGCGCTGGCCGTGCTGGAGGCGTTTCGCCCGCAGCCTTCGAAGAGCGTCGGCCACCGGCTCAACGCCCAGCAACGCGACCGGACCACGCGGTTCATCCGGCAGAACCTCCACCGCCGGATCAAGCTCGACGACGTCGCGCACACGGTCGGCCTGAGCAGCGACTACTTCAGCCGGCTGTTTCGCAAGACGTACGGGCGGACGTTTCGTGAGTATGTCATCCGCAATCGCGTAGAACGTGCACGACGCATGCTGCTGGAGTCCGAGCTGTCCGTCGCACGGATCGCGGCGCACCTCGGTTATGCGAATGTCGCGCAGTTCAGCAAGCAGTACCGGCAATACGCCGGTACGACGCCCAGCGCCACACGCGACGCCTCAGGCGTCTGAAGCAGCCTCGGGCGTCGGGACGAGGTAGACCTGCGGCACACCCGAAACGTCCGACGTGTAGACGACCATCGAGCCGTCCGGGCTGAACGACGGGTGGACGTGTGCGGATGCTGCGTGCCCGCCGTCATTGCTCGCGTCAGGCCAGCAGAGGACTTCGTGGTCGCCGGTCTGGAGGTCGATAAGAAACAGTGGGCTGTGTCCGCGGCATTGCACATCGGCGACGAAGTGGCGACCCGACGGTGAAACCCGGCCGTGGCCAAGTCGGTGGTGATCGCTGGTGAAGTGCGTCTGCCAATCGGAACCGTCGCACCGAATCGAACGGACACGGCAGGGCGTCCAGTTCGGTTGGGTCTTCTCAAAGAAGAAAATGCGGCTTCCATCCGCAGACCAGCTCTCGTGCGTTGCCGTGTGGCCGCGCGACGGATTCAGCAGGCGGCGCGGA from Planctomycetota bacterium harbors:
- a CDS encoding AraC family transcriptional regulator — protein: MRENTAIPTAGDLLSDSGTDFPGTLLPRLLNPGAGDIDIHPEWHGYSVRHDGWSCSGRRMPHHVVFACSEGSATGRVNGEPFHLEPGGLLYIGPNLPMDMAWSVPFGFAEVYFRFDADAGPSVWRHRSAGADVATPYLQRLSELILTSNVDATTDMRRCLLIALAVLEAFRPQPSKSVGHRLNAQQRDRTTRFIRQNLHRRIKLDDVAHTVGLSSDYFSRLFRKTYGRTFREYVIRNRVERARRMLLESELSVARIAAHLGYANVAQFSKQYRQYAGTTPSATRDASGV
- a CDS encoding oligogalacturonate lyase family protein, producing MNQLTRDSGLSGGALTMHPDGRRVIWGTDRTLASCDIEGGAVDTLVDLSGEPPITVIHPAVPSLNVDGTAALIVLRHCESSQIRLADLEGGSTESLVDMPGLLTHPQFCPSDDQLLTFVPPGDACWDMSLPRERRTRLWSLDLRDGVPRRLLNPSRGHTATHESWSADGSRIFFFEKTQPNWTPCRVRSIRCDGSDWQTHFTSDHHRLGHGRVSPSGRHFVADVQCRGHSPLFLIDLQTGDHEVLCWPDASNDGGHAASAHVHPSFSPDGSMVVYTSDVSGVPQVYLVPTPEAASDA